A genomic window from Streptomyces sp. MST-110588 includes:
- a CDS encoding acetate--CoA ligase family protein: MLGPTHGSLATSNRTGRDPSATDRGPATSPGRRPDRQPPGPTPGTSTPPDGHHDSPRPTSHHSPGSSEAPRNHTNTNTPHTNRTSDAATNTTTSDNRTAGDNRTARDNRTANGHRSDSGGGGSSSSSDNGSGSGSGEDLDVSGRPLYAPVPDLDRFFRPGSMAVIGASDSAGRPNAGITRRLIDWSEHVGARLYPINPGRTCVYGLPCFTSVSDLPEQVDLAVLLVGDPVPVIDELADAKVRFVVVFASGFAETGQEGAAAQARLTEAVRRAGLRLLGPNTNLNAFETFRDDLDGPAIALVTQSGHQGRPLFSLQDLGIRLSHWAPTGNEADLEAADFLSYFSSRPEVGAIAAYLEGLKDGRAFLLAADRAARNRVPVVAVKVGRTGAGARSAATHTGKLTGQDAVVDAAMRQFGVIRVDGLDELQDTATLLARARRPAAEGVAVYSISGGTGAHVADLASAAGLELPALSPAKQRELHQWIPDYLDVTNPVDSGGHPVGDERGRKIIDALLADPSIGVLICPITGPFPPLSDKLAQDLVDAAEQTEKLVCVVWGSPVGTEDAYRRTLLGSSRVATFRTVANCLTAVRAWLGHHRFTAAYRSPFDQAPRVPSPAARRARALLRPGEQLSEHAAKQLLRAYGIRVPREHLVTSAAASVRAAALVGYPVVMKASGPRLAHKTELGLVKVGLTSASQVRDAYRELTDIARYEELPLDGVLVCQMIDRGVETVVGVTHDEVFGPAVTVGLGGVLVEVLRDVAVGVPPFGADRARAMLGELRGRALLDGVRGAPPADADALVEVVLRVQRMALELGAGLAELDINPLVVLPRGQGVVALDALAVCR, encoded by the coding sequence ATGCTTGGACCGACTCACGGCAGCCTTGCCACCAGTAACCGCACCGGCCGGGACCCTTCCGCCACCGACCGCGGGCCCGCCACGTCCCCCGGCCGCCGGCCCGACCGGCAACCTCCTGGCCCCACGCCCGGTACGTCCACCCCGCCCGACGGCCATCACGACAGCCCCCGCCCCACCTCCCACCACAGCCCCGGCTCCTCCGAAGCCCCCAGAAACCACACCAACACCAACACGCCCCACACCAACCGCACCAGCGACGCCGCTACCAACACCACCACCAGCGACAACCGCACCGCCGGGGACAACCGCACCGCCAGGGACAACCGCACCGCCAACGGCCACCGCAGCGACAGCGGCGGCGGCGGCAGCAGCAGCAGCAGCGACAACGGCAGCGGCAGCGGCAGCGGGGAAGATCTCGACGTCAGCGGCCGTCCCCTCTACGCGCCGGTGCCCGACCTGGACCGCTTCTTCCGGCCCGGGTCCATGGCCGTCATCGGCGCGTCGGACAGCGCGGGACGCCCCAACGCCGGCATCACGCGGCGGCTCATCGACTGGTCCGAGCACGTCGGCGCCCGCCTGTACCCGATCAACCCTGGTCGCACCTGCGTCTATGGCCTGCCCTGCTTCACCTCCGTCTCCGACCTGCCCGAGCAGGTCGACCTCGCCGTACTGCTGGTCGGCGACCCGGTCCCGGTCATCGACGAACTCGCCGACGCCAAGGTCCGTTTCGTGGTGGTCTTCGCCTCCGGCTTCGCCGAGACCGGCCAGGAGGGCGCCGCTGCCCAGGCCCGGCTGACCGAAGCCGTCCGGCGCGCGGGCCTGCGTCTGCTCGGCCCGAACACCAACCTCAACGCTTTCGAGACCTTCCGTGACGACCTGGACGGGCCCGCCATCGCGCTCGTCACGCAGTCAGGCCACCAGGGCCGCCCGCTGTTCTCCCTTCAGGACCTGGGCATCCGCCTCTCCCACTGGGCCCCGACCGGCAACGAAGCCGATCTGGAGGCCGCCGACTTCCTGTCCTACTTCTCCTCCCGCCCCGAGGTGGGGGCCATCGCCGCGTATCTGGAAGGGCTCAAGGACGGCCGGGCCTTTCTGCTGGCCGCCGACCGCGCGGCCCGCAACCGCGTCCCGGTCGTCGCCGTCAAGGTCGGCCGGACCGGAGCCGGGGCCCGCTCGGCCGCCACCCACACCGGCAAACTCACCGGCCAGGACGCCGTCGTGGACGCGGCGATGCGCCAGTTCGGTGTGATCCGCGTGGACGGGCTGGACGAGCTGCAGGACACCGCGACGCTGCTGGCCCGCGCCCGCCGGCCGGCCGCCGAGGGCGTCGCCGTGTATTCGATCTCCGGGGGCACCGGTGCACACGTCGCCGACCTGGCGTCCGCCGCCGGACTGGAGCTGCCCGCGCTCTCCCCCGCCAAGCAGCGCGAGCTGCACCAGTGGATCCCGGACTACCTCGACGTCACCAACCCGGTCGACAGCGGCGGCCACCCGGTCGGTGACGAGCGTGGCCGGAAGATCATCGACGCGTTGCTGGCCGACCCGTCCATCGGCGTACTCATCTGCCCGATCACCGGCCCCTTCCCGCCGCTGAGCGACAAGCTCGCGCAGGATCTCGTGGACGCGGCGGAACAGACGGAGAAGCTGGTGTGCGTCGTATGGGGCTCTCCGGTGGGCACCGAGGACGCTTATCGCAGGACGCTGCTGGGCTCCTCCCGTGTCGCGACCTTCCGCACCGTCGCCAACTGCCTCACGGCCGTCCGCGCCTGGCTCGGCCACCACCGTTTCACCGCCGCCTACCGCTCGCCCTTCGACCAGGCCCCGCGCGTACCGTCCCCCGCCGCGCGCAGAGCGCGGGCGCTGCTGCGCCCGGGCGAGCAGCTCAGCGAGCACGCGGCCAAGCAACTGCTGCGCGCGTACGGCATACGCGTACCACGTGAGCACCTGGTGACCAGCGCGGCGGCGTCCGTACGCGCCGCCGCCCTCGTCGGCTACCCGGTCGTCATGAAGGCGTCCGGTCCCCGCCTCGCGCACAAGACGGAACTGGGCCTGGTCAAGGTCGGGCTGACCTCCGCGAGCCAGGTGCGCGACGCCTATCGGGAGCTGACCGACATCGCCCGTTACGAAGAGCTCCCGCTGGACGGTGTCCTGGTCTGCCAGATGATCGACCGGGGCGTGGAAACGGTGGTGGGCGTCACGCACGACGAGGTCTTCGGCCCGGCCGTCACCGTCGGGCTCGGCGGCGTGCTGGTGGAAGTCCTGCGGGACGTCGCGGTGGGGGTGCCGCCCTTCGGCGCCGACCGGGCCCGCGCGATGCTCGGCGAACTGCGCGGCCGGGCCCTGCTGGACGGGGTCAGGGGAGCGCCCCCGGCGGATGCCGACGCCCTGGTCGAGGTCGTCCTGCGGGTCCAGCGCATGGCCCTTGAACTGGGCGCGGGTCTGGCGGAGTTGGACATCAACCCGCTCGTCGTACTGCCCCGCGGCCAGGGTGTGGTCGCGCTCGACGCCCTGGCCGTGTGCCGTTGA